One part of the Vitis riparia cultivar Riparia Gloire de Montpellier isolate 1030 chromosome 6, EGFV_Vit.rip_1.0, whole genome shotgun sequence genome encodes these proteins:
- the LOC117916060 gene encoding protein SMAX1-LIKE 6, translating to MPTPVSIARQCLTDEAARALDDAVGVARRRSHAQTTSLHAISALLAFPSSTLRDACARARSSAYSPRLQFRALELSVGVSLDRLPSSKALEEPPVSNSLMAAIKRSQASQRRHPENFHLQQQNQTASFLRVELKHFILSILDDPIVSRVFGEAGFRSCDIKIAMIHPPLSPVSRFPRTRCPPIFLCNLTDSDPARRTFSFPFAGVSGSGDGDENSRRIGEVLTRKTGKNPLLIGVCSSDALRCFADCVERRKGDVLPAEIAGLNLICIEKEISEFVGRGGSEDKLGLKLKELGHMAEQYSGPGIAVNFGELKALVGDDAPGEAASCVVSKLTSLLKAHPNLWLMGSSGSYETYLKFLTQFPSIEEDWDLHLLPITSSRSSVEGFCSRSSLMGSFVPFAGFFSTPTDFKNPLNSTNQSITLCHLCNEKCEQEVSAILKGGSTISLADRYSGTLPSWLLMAEPDTNKGADAVKAKDDGRALNDKVLGVQKKWYDICQRLHHAPPYPKSIFQPVPQVSGAECYGFIPDRRETSSKDSSPSESGSANLSPSTTMNLQKISPSKIQIPLPVVSESESVNFQSKLAGSVSKSKQVETRSSPWFSPCPLPNLSLAPDRTSSSCITSVTTDLGLGTLYASNSQETKRLNLQGHKERMNYFSGSVSAEFDVVSVNNSSQIGQSPSCSVPDLGGQMDARDFKSLWRALASKVGWQDEAICAISQTVSSCRTGNARRHGSNLKGDIWLSFLGPDKVGKKRIAAALAEIMFRSSKSLVSVDLGYQHGSSQSNSIFDQHELNSCGIEFRGKTITDYISGELRKKPQSVVFLENIDKADLLVQTSLSQAIRTGKFPDSHGREISINHMIFVTTATSKKGSRNLVSGKEPVEFSEERILGAKSWQMKILIGCVTGEASRSNGMNVLVTPREGTSNPKSTSKRKFIDTGSFAEQDKYLEMSKRACKASNSYLDLNLPVEELEEDVDLANCDSDSLSESSEAWLEEFLDQMDEKVTFKPFNFDAVAQKLLKEISLNFQKIIGSDIQLEIDGEVMVQILAAAWLSEKGGAVDDWVEQVLSKSFTEARQRYRLTAQSLVKLVPCEGLSVEEQAPGVCLPARIILN from the exons ATGCCGACGCCGGTCAGCATAGCCAGGCAATGCTTGACCGACGAGGCGGCGCGTGCTCTGGACGATGCCGTGGGAGTTGCGCGACGCCGTAGCCATGCGCAGACTACGTCCCTACACGCTATCTCGGCGCTCCTTGCCTTTCCCTCATCGACTCTCCGGGATGCCTGCGCACGTGCCCGCAGCTCAGCCTACTCGCCTCGACTGCAGTTCCGGGCGCTGGAGCTCTCCGTCGGGGTTTCGCTGGATCGTTTGCCATCCTCCAAGGCGTTGGAGGAGCCTCCGGTTTCCAACTCTCTCATGGCTGCTATCAAGCGGTCGCAGGCCAGTCAGAGGAGGCACCCGGAGAATTTCCACCTCCAGCAGCAGAATCAGACGGCGTCGTTTTTGCGGGTCGAGCTCAAGCATTTCATACTATCTATTCTTGATGACCCAATTGTCAGTAGGGTTTTTGGGGAAGCGGGGTTTCGGAGCTGTGATATCAAGATAGCGATGATTCACCCCCCCCTGTCTCCGGTCTCTCGGTTCCCCCGGACCCGGTGCCCGCCGATTTTTCTCTGCAATTTGACGGATTCGGACCCGGCTCGCCGGACTTTCAGTTTTCCGTTTGCGGGTGTCTCCGGGTCTGGCGACGGGGACGAGAATTCTAGGAGAATTGGGGAGGTTCTGACTCGGAAAACCGGGAAAAACCCGTTGCTTATTGGAGTTTGTTCGAGTGATGCGCTCCGGTGTTTTGCGGACTGTGTAGAGAGGAGGAAAGGGGATGTATTGCCAGCTGAAATTGCTGGGTTGAATTTGATTTGCATAGAAAAGGAGATTTCTGAGTTTGTTGGGAGAGGAGGGAGTGAAGACAAGCTGGGGCTGAAGTTGAAGGAGTTGGGTCATATGGCTGAGCAATACTCAGGGCCTGGGATCGCTGTAAATTTTGGTGAATTGAAGGCTTTGGTTGGTGATGATGCTCCGGGTGAGGCTGCGAGCTGTGTTGTTTCCAAATTGACTAGTTTGTTGAAGGCCCATCCTAATTTGTGGTTGATGGGATCATCTGGGAGCTATGAGAcatatttgaagtttttaacTCAGTTTCCTTCCATTGAGGAAGATTGGGATTTGCATCTGTTGCCCATCACTTCTTCTAGATCTTCAGTTGAAGGTTTCTGCTCACGGTCCAG CTTGATGGGGTCCTTTGTTCCATTTGCTGGGTTCTTTTCCACGCCGACTGatttcaaaaatccattaaACAGCACAAATCAGTCTATAACTCTTTGTCACCTGTGCAATGAAAAGTGTGAGCAAGAAGTTTCAGCCATTCTGAAGGGAGGATCCACTATCTCACTTGCTGATCGGTACTCAGGAACCTTACCTTCTTGGTTACTGATGGCAGAACCTGATACAAACAAAGGAGCAGATGCAGTAAAG GCCAAAGATGATGGTAGAGCATTGAATGATAAAGTTTTGGGGGTTCAAAAGAAATGGTACGATATCTGTCAGCGTCTTCATCATGCTCCACCATATCCTAAATCCATTTTCCAGCCTGTCCCACAAGTTTCAGGTGCTGAGTGCTATGGATTTATTCCAGATAGGAGGGAAACCAGCAGTAAAGATTCGTCTCCGAGTGAAAGTGGATCTGCAAATCTAAGTCCTTCCACTACCATGAACTTGCAAAAAATTTCTCCATCAAAGATACAGATACCATTACCAGTGGTTTCTGAATCTGAGAGTGTCAATTTCCAGTCTAAGCTGGCTGGAAGTGTTTCAAAGAGCAAGCAAGTTGAAACAAGAAGCAGCCCCTGGTTTTCTCCTTGCCCTCTGCCAAATTTGAGCTTGGCCCCTGACCGCACATCATCTTCATGCATTACCTCAGTGACCACAGATTTGGGATTGGGAACACTCTATGCATCTAATAGTCAGGAGACAAAGAGACTTAACTTACAAGGTCACAAAGAACGTATGAATTACTTCTCAGGTTCTGTTTCTGCTGAATTTGATGTGGTTAGCGTAAATAATTCAAGCCAAATTGGTCAATCTCCTTCCTGCTCTGTTCCTGATTTAGGAGGACAAATGGATGCAAGAGATTTCAAGTCACTTTGGAGAGCTCTTGCCAGTAAGGTTGGCTGGCAAGATGAAGCCATTTGTGCAATAAGTCAAACTGTGTCTAGCTGCCGTACTGGAAATGCAAGGCGTCATGGCTCAAATCTCAAAGGAGATATTTGGCTCAGTTTCCTTGGACCTGACAAAGTGGGGAAGAAACGTATTGCAGCAGCACTTGCTGAAATAATGTTTAGAAGCAGCAAAAGTTTAGTCTCTGTGGATTTGGGTTACCAACATGGAAGTAGTCAATCAAATTCTATCTTTGATCAGCATGAATTGAATAGCTGTGGTATAGAGTTTAGGGGGAAGACCATCACTGATTATATTTCTGGGGAGTTGAGGAAGAAACCGCAATCGGTTGTCTTCCTTGAAAACATAGATAAGGCAGATCTACTTGTTCAGACCAGCTTGTCCCAGGCTATTAGGACAGGTAAATTTCCAGACTCACATGGGAGAGAGATCAGCATCAACCATATGATCTTTGTGACAACAGCAACCTCTAAGAAAGGCAGTAGAAATTTGGTTTCTGGGAAGGAGCCTGTTGAATTTTCTGAGGAAAGAATACTAGGAGCCAAAAGCTGgcagatgaaaattttaattggatGTGTTACTGGGGAGGCCAGCAGAAGCAATGGCATGAACGTGTTGGTCACTCCAAGAGAAGGAACCTCCAATCCAAAGTCTACAAGTAAAAGGAAGTTTATCGACACTGGCAGCTTTGCTGAGCAGGACAAATACTTGGAAATGTCGAAACGTGCATGCAAAGCTTCTAATTCCTACCTGGACTTGAATCTGCCTGTAGAGGAGTTGGAAGAAGATGTTGATTTGGCAAATTGCGACAGTGATTCCCTCTCTGAAAGCTCAGAAGCTTGGTTGGAAGAGTTCTTAGATCAAATGGATGAAAAAGTGACTTTCAAGCCCTTCAATTTTGATGCAGTTGCTCAGAAGCTACTTAAGGAAATAAGCCTGAACTTCCAAAAGATTATCGGATCTGACATTCAGTTGGAGATTGACGGCGAAGTTATGGTGCAAATACTTGCAGCTGCTTGGTTGTCAGAGAAAGGGGGAGCAGTGGATGATTGGGTTGAACAGGTTCTCAGCAAGAGCTTCACTGAAGCCCGGCAAAGGTACCGTCTTACTGCTCAGTCTCTTGTGAAACTAGTCCCTTGTGAAGGCCTTTCTGTGGAAGAGCAAGCTCCTGGAGTTTGCCTTCCTGCAAGAATTATTCTAAACTGA